The following are from one region of the Oncorhynchus nerka isolate Pitt River linkage group LG8, Oner_Uvic_2.0, whole genome shotgun sequence genome:
- the LOC135572937 gene encoding uncharacterized protein C17orf114-like, giving the protein MGVKVLKCFSWYRRCKERCKAKQCPPPAVPREEMKPRLSSTVSCGSQGEGGSSLSGSQIYFSTKARLSFRHQMDSNFNAVDATC; this is encoded by the exons ATGGGTGTGAAGGTCCTCAAGTGCTTCTCCTGGTACAGACGCTGTAAGGAACGATGCAAGGCTAAACAGTGCCCCCCACCTGCAG TCCCCAGAGAGGAGATGAAGCCTCGCCTGTCGTCTACGGTGTCGTGTGGTAGCCAGGGCGAGGGCGGTAGCAGCCTGAGCGGATCCCAGATCTACTTCTCCACCAAGGCTCGCCTCTCCTTTAGACACCAGATGGACAGCAACTTCAACGCAGTGGACGCAACCTGCTGA